One window of the Lactobacillus sp. PV034 genome contains the following:
- a CDS encoding HdeD family acid-resistance protein, producing MNNFSSSDKHRGFDWGAFVGGVLLIIAGILVMSYPDRSFRTFVYLFGIISILQGILWIYAYAKFRDIFSMSWVTILSAVIDIVIGILFLCANVIGGLTLALLFAIWFLADSIIGIIFSAHLRAFSTGYFIFSLILSIISLIIAIVLLFNPTLAALTMVYLVAFWLLVFGFNELMVSWMHR from the coding sequence ATGAATAATTTTTCTAGTTCTGATAAACACCGTGGCTTTGACTGGGGTGCCTTTGTTGGTGGTGTTCTTTTAATTATTGCCGGTATTTTAGTGATGTCTTATCCTGACCGCAGCTTTAGAACTTTTGTTTACTTGTTTGGGATTATCTCAATTTTACAAGGTATTTTGTGGATTTATGCTTATGCAAAATTTAGAGATATTTTCAGTATGAGTTGGGTAACAATTCTTTCGGCTGTGATTGACATTGTAATCGGGATTCTGTTCTTGTGTGCTAATGTAATTGGCGGTTTAACTTTAGCATTATTATTTGCTATTTGGTTCTTAGCTGACTCAATTATTGGGATCATTTTCTCTGCTCACTTAAGAGCTTTTTCAACAGGATACTTTATTTTTAGTTTGATCTTGAGCATTATTAGTTTAATTATTGCGATTGTCTTGCTATTTAATCCTACCTTGGCAGCATTAACTATGGTATATCTAGTTGCATTCTGGCTTTTAGTCTTTGGTTTCAATGAATTAATGGTATCTTGGATGCATCGTTAA
- the uvrA gene encoding excinuclease ABC subunit UvrA, with protein MANDKIVVHGAREHNLKDIDVTIPKDKLVVITGLSGSGKSSLAFDTLYAEGRRRYVESLSSYARQFLGQMDKADVDSIDGLNPAISIDQKTTSHNPRSTVGTVTEINDYLRLLWARVGHPVCPNDGTLIESQTVDQMADRIMALPERTKIQILSPIIRDKKGEHKEVFKRIQRAGYVRVIVDGEMHDISEDIQLEKNKRHSIDIVVDRLIVKDSIRTRLFDSIEAALRLSDGYMDVDVIGGEKMNFSEEYACPVCGFTVGELEPRLFSFNAPFGACPDCDGLGMKLAVDEDLVVPDKSLTLAEGALAPWKNSKYYTQMLEQACEALKIPMDKPFNKLTKRQRDLVLHGSTKKIKFHLNGDFGVNDTTQAFEGVMNNVDRRYNHPMSSFMRDSMSKYLTELTCTTCQGKRLNEKALAVKVNGTDIAAASDLPIEKEIEFFKNVDLSEQEAVIAKPILKEVEDRLTFLSNVGLDYLTLSRSAGTLSGGEAQRIRLATQIGSNLSGVMYILDEPSIGLHQRDNDRLISSLKKMRDLGNSLIVVEHDDETMRQADYVLDIGPGAGVYGGKVMAAGTPEEIMKNPNSLTGQYLSGKKFIPVPLKRRKGSGKKISVKGAAENNLKDINVDFPLGKFTVVTGVSGSGKSTLVNMILKRALAQKLNNNSAKPGKYKSITGYKSIEKIIDIDQSPIGRTPRSNPATYTSVFDDIRTLFAQTNEAKMRGYTKARFSFNVKGGRCEACHGDGIIKIEMNFLPDVYVPCEVCHGSRYNSETLEVTYRGKNIAQVLDMTINEATKFFENIPKIHRKLQTIVDVGLGYVKLGQSATTLSGGEAQRMKLASELQKLSTGKNFYILDEPTTGLHTDDIKRLLEVLQRLVDDGNTVLVIEHNLDVIKNADWLIDLGPEGGEGGGQVVATGTPEEVAEVKESYTGQYLKPVLERDTILTKNACKK; from the coding sequence GTGGCAAATGATAAAATCGTAGTTCATGGTGCACGTGAGCATAATTTAAAGGATATTGATGTAACTATACCGAAAGATAAACTAGTGGTAATTACTGGTTTATCGGGCTCGGGTAAAAGTTCACTAGCTTTTGATACTTTATATGCAGAAGGTAGACGCCGCTATGTTGAGTCTCTTTCTAGCTATGCACGTCAATTCTTGGGTCAAATGGATAAAGCGGATGTTGACTCAATCGATGGTTTGAATCCAGCAATTTCAATTGATCAAAAGACTACATCTCATAATCCCCGTTCAACCGTGGGCACAGTAACTGAGATTAATGATTATTTGCGTTTGCTTTGGGCCCGTGTAGGCCATCCCGTTTGTCCAAATGATGGCACCTTAATTGAAAGCCAAACAGTAGATCAAATGGCTGATCGGATTATGGCCTTACCAGAAAGAACGAAGATTCAAATTTTATCACCAATAATTCGTGATAAGAAAGGCGAGCACAAAGAGGTTTTTAAACGAATTCAAAGAGCTGGTTATGTTCGGGTAATTGTTGATGGTGAAATGCATGACATTAGCGAAGACATTCAATTAGAAAAAAATAAGCGTCATTCAATTGATATTGTAGTAGATCGTTTGATTGTCAAAGATAGTATTCGGACTCGTCTTTTTGATTCTATTGAAGCTGCTCTTCGTTTATCAGATGGTTATATGGACGTAGATGTAATTGGTGGAGAAAAAATGAATTTCTCTGAAGAATATGCTTGTCCTGTTTGTGGTTTTACGGTTGGAGAATTAGAGCCGCGTTTATTCTCTTTCAATGCTCCTTTTGGGGCTTGTCCTGATTGCGATGGTTTGGGCATGAAACTTGCAGTTGATGAGGATTTGGTGGTACCTGATAAAAGTTTAACTTTGGCAGAAGGTGCACTGGCTCCTTGGAAAAATTCAAAATATTATACTCAAATGCTCGAACAAGCTTGTGAAGCTCTAAAAATTCCAATGGATAAACCTTTTAATAAATTAACTAAGCGTCAGCGTGATCTTGTACTTCATGGTTCAACTAAAAAGATAAAATTCCATTTAAATGGTGATTTTGGTGTAAATGATACTACCCAAGCTTTTGAAGGCGTAATGAATAATGTAGATCGTCGTTACAATCATCCAATGTCCAGCTTTATGAGAGATTCGATGAGTAAGTACTTAACTGAGCTAACTTGTACAACCTGCCAAGGTAAAAGATTAAATGAGAAGGCATTAGCGGTAAAGGTTAATGGCACAGATATTGCAGCTGCATCTGATTTACCAATTGAAAAGGAAATAGAATTCTTTAAAAATGTTGATTTAAGTGAACAAGAAGCTGTAATTGCAAAGCCAATTCTAAAAGAAGTGGAAGATCGCTTAACTTTTTTAAGTAATGTTGGATTAGACTATCTAACTTTATCACGTTCTGCTGGTACTTTATCTGGTGGAGAAGCACAACGAATTCGTTTAGCAACTCAAATTGGGTCAAATTTATCAGGAGTTATGTATATTCTTGATGAACCTTCAATTGGACTTCATCAACGTGATAATGATCGCTTAATTTCGTCTTTAAAGAAAATGCGAGATTTGGGCAATTCTTTAATTGTGGTTGAACATGATGATGAAACAATGCGTCAAGCAGACTATGTCCTAGATATCGGTCCAGGTGCAGGAGTTTATGGAGGTAAGGTAATGGCCGCTGGTACGCCAGAAGAAATTATGAAAAATCCTAATTCCTTGACTGGCCAATATCTCTCTGGTAAAAAATTTATTCCAGTACCTTTAAAGCGAAGAAAGGGCTCGGGTAAAAAAATTAGTGTTAAAGGCGCTGCAGAAAATAATTTAAAAGATATTAATGTTGATTTTCCTCTTGGTAAATTTACTGTAGTTACTGGTGTATCCGGATCCGGAAAATCTACTTTAGTAAATATGATTCTAAAACGAGCTTTGGCACAGAAGTTAAATAATAATTCAGCTAAACCGGGTAAATATAAATCAATTACAGGCTATAAAAGTATCGAAAAGATTATTGATATCGATCAAAGTCCAATTGGTAGAACTCCTAGATCAAATCCGGCTACTTATACTTCTGTCTTTGATGATATTCGTACGCTTTTTGCACAAACAAATGAAGCCAAAATGCGTGGTTATACTAAGGCTAGATTTTCATTTAATGTTAAAGGTGGACGCTGTGAAGCTTGTCATGGGGATGGAATTATTAAGATTGAAATGAACTTTTTACCTGATGTTTATGTTCCATGTGAGGTTTGTCACGGTAGTAGATATAATTCTGAAACTTTAGAAGTTACTTATCGTGGAAAAAATATTGCTCAAGTTTTAGACATGACTATTAATGAAGCAACTAAATTCTTCGAAAATATTCCTAAGATTCATCGTAAACTACAAACTATTGTTGATGTTGGTTTAGGTTATGTGAAACTAGGGCAATCAGCTACTACCTTATCTGGTGGCGAGGCACAACGGATGAAGTTAGCATCAGAATTGCAAAAATTATCAACAGGTAAGAATTTTTATATTCTTGATGAGCCAACAACGGGATTACATACTGATGATATTAAGCGTCTTTTAGAAGTATTGCAGCGTTTAGTAGATGATGGAAATACAGTCCTAGTAATTGAACACAATCTTGATGTGATTAAGAATGCAGATTGGTTAATTGACCTAGGTCCTGAAGGAGGAGAAGGCGGCGGTCAAGTAGTGGCTACTGGAACTCCTGAAGAAGTAGCAGAAGTAAAAGAAAGCTATACTGGACAATACTTAAAGCCAGTACTTGAAAGAGATACTATATTAACTAAGAACGCTTGCAAAAAATAA
- the rapZ gene encoding RNase adapter RapZ: MAKNKKQLLIVTGMSGAGKTVAIKSLEDMGYFVVDNLPPELLGNFWDLIYSSDEFSKVAVVIDLRVRSFYKDLVDEINSLEDSQNIQSTLVFLDASDDALVSRYKETRRLPPLAQKGRLLDGIQKEREVLDRVKNVSNYIIDTSNLSKKQLKEKLIKTFSDSDTHTFSIEVMSFGFKYGIPIDADIVMDVRFLPNPFYIPQLKPFTGLDRRVFDYVMEKKETKEFYQKFLEMLETAIPGYIEEGKERLTIAIGCTGGQHRSVSIARQLAVDLAEKYPNNPVDISHREISRYIKQ; the protein is encoded by the coding sequence ATGGCTAAGAATAAAAAACAGTTACTGATTGTAACTGGAATGAGTGGAGCAGGAAAAACTGTAGCAATTAAGTCTTTAGAAGATATGGGGTATTTTGTAGTAGATAATTTACCTCCTGAACTTCTTGGCAATTTTTGGGATCTAATTTATAGTTCGGATGAATTTAGTAAAGTTGCAGTTGTTATTGACTTAAGAGTTCGAAGCTTCTATAAAGATTTAGTTGATGAAATAAATTCGCTTGAAGACAGCCAAAATATTCAATCTACCTTGGTATTTTTAGATGCTTCTGATGATGCTCTGGTATCAAGGTATAAGGAAACTCGTCGTCTCCCGCCTTTAGCACAAAAGGGAAGATTATTGGACGGAATTCAAAAAGAAAGAGAAGTTTTAGATCGTGTAAAAAATGTTTCTAATTACATTATTGATACTTCTAATCTTTCAAAAAAACAGCTGAAAGAAAAATTAATTAAAACTTTTAGTGATAGTGATACTCATACTTTTTCAATTGAAGTAATGAGTTTTGGCTTCAAGTATGGAATTCCGATTGATGCGGATATTGTGATGGATGTCAGGTTTTTGCCAAATCCATTTTATATTCCTCAACTAAAACCATTTACAGGTCTTGATAGAAGAGTTTTCGATTATGTAATGGAGAAGAAGGAAACTAAAGAGTTTTATCAAAAATTCTTGGAAATGTTAGAAACTGCAATTCCAGGGTACATTGAAGAGGGGAAGGAAAGATTAACAATAGCAATTGGCTGTACAGGTGGACAACATCGCAGTGTTTCCATTGCTCGTCAATTGGCAGTTGATCTAGCTGAAAAATATCCGAATAATCCCGTAGACATATCTCATAGAGAAATTAGTCGTTATATAAAACAATAA
- a CDS encoding gluconeogenesis factor YvcK family protein, which translates to MAYGENRIVRVIKGRRPKIVVIGGGTGLPVILNALKEQNADITAIVTVADDGGSSGTIRDYINVVPPGDIRNVLVSLSDIPEKEKEVFQYRFDSSDSFFAGHAIGNLIIAALNEMQGNIFDAVQSLSKMMHVDGRIYPASNEPLTLNAEFVDGTTEAGETEITAQDKRIKRIWVTNTNSEDEPKAVLPVLAAIMQADAVVLGPGSLFTSILPNLVIKNLGEAVRQTKAEVIYICNIMTQKGETDHFTVADHVRVLNKHLGGNYIDTVLVNGAKIDMSKFNPNDYDEYLEPVRNDFEGLRKQNCRVITADFIDQHSGLVFHDGEKVVDEILNLAFDAFCRRQQEER; encoded by the coding sequence ATGGCATATGGAGAAAATCGAATAGTTCGTGTCATAAAAGGAAGACGGCCAAAAATTGTAGTTATTGGTGGTGGAACTGGGTTACCAGTTATTCTGAATGCCTTAAAAGAGCAAAATGCAGATATTACTGCTATTGTTACAGTAGCCGATGATGGTGGTTCTTCAGGAACAATTCGTGATTATATTAATGTGGTTCCTCCTGGAGATATCAGAAATGTTTTAGTATCTTTATCTGATATTCCAGAAAAGGAAAAAGAGGTTTTTCAATATCGGTTTGATTCATCAGATTCATTTTTTGCAGGGCATGCAATTGGTAATTTGATTATTGCTGCCTTAAATGAAATGCAAGGAAATATTTTTGATGCAGTACAATCTCTTTCCAAAATGATGCATGTAGATGGCAGAATTTATCCTGCTTCAAATGAGCCATTGACTTTAAATGCTGAATTTGTAGATGGGACAACGGAGGCAGGCGAAACAGAAATTACGGCTCAAGATAAAAGAATCAAAAGGATATGGGTAACGAATACTAATTCGGAAGATGAACCAAAAGCTGTTTTACCAGTCTTAGCAGCAATTATGCAAGCAGATGCAGTTGTTTTAGGCCCAGGAAGTTTATTTACTTCTATCTTACCTAATTTAGTAATTAAAAATTTAGGAGAAGCAGTACGACAAACAAAGGCAGAAGTTATTTATATTTGCAATATTATGACTCAAAAAGGAGAAACTGATCATTTCACTGTTGCTGATCATGTAAGAGTACTGAATAAGCATTTAGGTGGTAATTATATTGATACGGTTCTTGTTAATGGTGCCAAAATTGATATGTCGAAGTTTAACCCCAATGACTATGATGAATATTTGGAACCAGTTAGAAATGATTTTGAAGGTTTAAGAAAACAAAATTGTCGAGTAATTACGGCAGATTTTATTGATCAACATAGTGGATTAGTTTTTCATGATGGAGAGAAAGTAGTCGACGAGATTTTAAATTTGGCTTTCGACGCCTTTTGTCGTAGACAGCAGGAGGAAAGATGA
- the whiA gene encoding DNA-binding protein WhiA: MSSYASDVKKELTSLPVHPEHAKAELAAFLRMNGTLSLHQHHFSLDIVTENPAIARRIFSLIKTAYGIEPLLIVSKKMKLKKNYQYLVRLQQSVKEILTDLDVINDQLGLVTGIPEYILNSEQRAMSYLRGAFLAGGSVNNPETSRYHLEIYSLYENHNTDLVTLMNKYFYLNARKTKRRSGYIVYLKEAEKIGDFLHVVGAVNAMLAFEDLRIMRDMRNSVNRLVNCDTANLKKVAKAAAQQVEQIQLIDKEMGLDNLPEKLATLARFRLDHAELSLKEVAQQLPGGPISKSGVNHRFQKIKEIAAKLEAENVKE; the protein is encoded by the coding sequence ATGAGTTCTTATGCCAGTGATGTGAAAAAAGAGTTAACTAGTCTACCCGTTCATCCTGAACATGCAAAGGCTGAACTCGCTGCATTCTTAAGAATGAATGGGACTTTGAGTTTACACCAGCATCATTTTAGTTTGGATATTGTGACCGAAAATCCAGCAATTGCAAGAAGAATATTTTCTTTGATAAAAACGGCGTATGGAATTGAACCATTACTGATTGTTTCTAAGAAGATGAAATTAAAGAAAAATTATCAGTACTTGGTGAGATTGCAACAAAGTGTTAAGGAAATTCTAACTGATTTAGATGTAATCAATGATCAATTAGGGTTAGTTACTGGTATTCCGGAATACATACTGAATTCAGAACAACGTGCTATGTCTTATCTAAGAGGTGCTTTTTTAGCCGGCGGTAGCGTTAATAATCCCGAGACAAGTCGCTATCATTTAGAAATCTATTCCTTATATGAAAATCATAATACCGATCTTGTTACGTTAATGAATAAGTATTTTTATCTAAATGCGCGTAAAACTAAGCGTCGAAGTGGTTACATTGTTTACCTTAAAGAAGCAGAAAAGATCGGTGACTTTCTTCATGTGGTTGGAGCAGTAAATGCTATGCTTGCTTTTGAAGATTTAAGAATTATGCGAGACATGCGTAATTCAGTAAATAGATTGGTAAATTGTGATACCGCAAATTTAAAAAAAGTCGCTAAAGCAGCTGCTCAGCAAGTTGAGCAAATTCAGCTCATTGATAAAGAAATGGGTTTAGATAATTTGCCCGAAAAATTAGCAACATTAGCACGTTTTCGCTTAGATCACGCTGAGCTTTCATTAAAAGAGGTTGCACAACAACTTCCAGGAGGACCAATCTCTAAGTCAGGGGTAAATCATCGCTTTCAAAAAATTAAAGAAATTGCTGCTAAATTGGAAGCTGAAAATGTTAAAGAATAA